From a single Arachis hypogaea cultivar Tifrunner chromosome 3, arahy.Tifrunner.gnm2.J5K5, whole genome shotgun sequence genomic region:
- the LOC112789599 gene encoding probable beta-1,3-galactosyltransferase 2, protein MSWKNRVEVLPSRSIVTQRWALLLCVASFCAGMLFTNRMWTVPEPKGLARSTSAESEKLNVVSEGCNSRILQETQDIYKEAFKGHGSLQNLDKTISNLEMELAAARAAQESIRSGAPVPDDIRMSESSGKRKYLMVVGINTAFSSRKRRDSVRATWMPQGEKRKRLEEKGIIMRFVIGHSATSGGILDRAIEAEDRKHGDFLRLNHVEGYLELSAKTKTYFSTAVNLWDADFYVKVDDDVHVNIATLGDTLARHRSKQRVYIGCMKSGPVLSQKGVRYHEPEYWKFGENGNKYFRHATGQLYAISNDLATYISINQNVLHKYANEDVSLGSWFIGLDVEHIDDRRLCCGTPPDCEWKAQAGNICVASFDWSCSGICRSADRMKEVHRRCGEGENVLWSASF, encoded by the exons ATGAGTTGGAAAAACAGGGTAGAGGTTCTTCCTTCTAGAAGCATTGTAACTCAAAGATGGGCACTTTTGCTTTGTGTCGCAAGTTTCTGTGCTGGGATGCTCTTCACAAACAg GATGTGGACTGTTCCTGAACCAAAAGGACTTGCGCGATCAACATCCGCAGAATCCGAAAAATTGAATGTAGTTTCGGAGGGTTGCAATTCGAGAATT TTGCAAGAGACTCAAGATATTTATAAGGAAGCTTTCAAGGGTCATGGTTCCTTGCA AAATTTGGACAAGACTATTTCAAATTTGGAGATGGAATTGGCTGCTGCAAGGGCTGCTCAAGAATCAATAAGAAGTGGCGCTCCTGTTCCAGACGATATCAGGATGTCCGAATCATCCGGGAAGCGAAAGTACCTAATGGTTGTAGGTATTAACACTGCATTCAGCAGCCGGAAAAGAAGAGACTCGGTTCGTGCCACCTGGATGCCACAAG GTGAGAAAAGGAAAAGGCTGGAGGAGAAGGGCATTATTATGCGCTTTGTAATTGGTCACAG TGCTACATCAGGGGGTATCCTGGATAGAGCTATTGAAGCAGAGGACAGAAAGCATGGAGATTTCTTGAGGCTG AATCATGTGGAAGGATACCTTGAATTGTCGGCAAAGACAAAGACATACTTTTCGACTGCTGTTAACTTATGGGATGCTGACTTCTATGTCAAAGTCGATGACGATGTTCATGTAAATATAG CAACATTGGGAGATACTCTAGCTAGACACCGATCAAAACAGAGGGTATACATTGGATGCATGAAATCTGGACCTGTACTATCTCAAAA AGGAGTAAGGTACCACGAACCGGAATATTGGAAGTTCGGTGAGAATGGAAACAAATACTTTCGTCATGCCACAGGGCAGTTGTATGCCATTTCAAACGATTTGGCTACTTACATTTCAATTAACCA GAATGTTCTTCACAAGTATGCCAATGAGGATGTGTCGCTTGGATCATGGTTTATTGGACTCGATGTGGAGCATATCGATGATCGAAGACTCTGCTGTGGCACTCCTCCAG ATTGTGAATGGAAGGCTCAGGCAGGCAACATTTGCGTTGCTTCGTTCGATTGGAGCTGCAGCGGAATCTGCAGGTCTGCGGATCGGATGAAAGAGGTACATAGAAGGTGTGGAGAAGGTGAGAATGTTTTGTGGAGTGCCTCTTTCTAG